One Aquarana catesbeiana isolate 2022-GZ linkage group LG06, ASM4218655v1, whole genome shotgun sequence genomic region harbors:
- the LOC141147306 gene encoding TGF-beta receptor type-2-like isoform X2 — protein MGKETAMTALLLLLAMAADAYRNAMTNVCKWCDNSHPICDGAICFTNCSLSSYCDSAEEICATVWKQDNDSVRVTSMCHHPLLPLENVLVPSYNSARCVMQAMPSETGRLYICGCVDEQECNDKLIFYNASDGYAMLHSQEALPVATISLLPPLLLAVIITALFYLYRTQRLRKRSKSWVNKAGHSASVPLQSKKAKYSYRLSSSLTAGSQGEISMACANSINHNTELLPIELDQRVGKGRFAEVWRAKLKHTESGHHETVAVKIFPSQEYSSWKYESRIFTDVNLKHENVLQFITSEERVGSLQKEYWIITAYHTQGNLKDYLSNHILSWPALLKMAGSIVNGVAHLHSDYTPCGAAKIAIAHRDIKSTNILVKNESSCVLCDFGIALRLDPSLTVDDFANSGQVGTARYMAPEVLESRVNLEDLESFKQMDVYSLSLVLWEVASRCDAIGEVKNYELPFGSVVREHPCVETMRDVVLHGRGRPDIPDSWRRDPRKTHHNPGIDTHWGGDRTVQEAVE, from the exons ATGGGGAAGGAGACTGCCATGACTGCGCTACTGCTATTGT TGGCGATGGCCGCCGATGCCTACCGCAACGCCATGACCAATGTCTGCAAATGGTGCGACAACTCCCACCCCATCTGCGATGGCGCCATCTGCTTCACCAACTGCAGCCTGAGCTCGTACTGCGATAGTGCCGAGGAGATCTGCGCCACCGTCTG GAAGCAAGATAATGACAGCGTGCGGGTCACGTCCATGTGCCATCACCCTCTCCTCCCACTGGAGAACGTCCTGGTGCCCAGTTATAACTCGGCCAGATGTGTGATGCAGGCCATGCCCTCCGAGACCGGCCGTCTGTACATCTGCGGCTGTGTGGATGAGCAGGAATGCAACGACAAGCTCATCTTCTACAACGCTTCGGATG GATACGCCATGCTGCACAGCCAGGAGGCTCTTCCTGTGGCCACCATCAGCCTGCTCCCCCCTCTGCTGTTGGCAGTCATCATCACTGCCCTATTCTACCTATATCGCACCCAGCGACTGAGGAAGAGGAGCAAGTCATGGGTGAACAAGGCCGGGCACAGCGCCAGCGTGCCGCTACAAAGCAAGAAGGCCAAGTACAGCTACAGACTGTCCTCTTCGCTGACCGCCGGCTCTCAGGGAGAAATAAGTATGGCTTGTGCCAACAGCATCAACCACAACACCGAGCTGCTGCCGATAGAGCTCGACCAACGCGTCGGCAAGGGCCGGTTCGCCGAAGTTTGGAGGGCCAAACTGAAGCACACCGAATCCGGCCACCATGAGACGGTAGCGGTGAAGATCTTCCCCTCCCAGGAATATTCGTCCTGGAAGTACGAGAGCCGCATTTTCACCGACGTCAACCTGAAACACGAGAACGTCCTGCAGTTCATCACCTCCGAGGAGCGAGTCGGCAGCCTCCAGAAAGAGTATTGGATCATCACGGCTTACCACACCCAGGGCAACCTGAAGGACTACCTGTCCAATCACATCCTGAGCTGGCCAGCCTTGTTAAAGATGGCGGGCTCCATCGTCAATGGCGTGGCCCACCTGCACAGCGACTACACGCCGTGCGGGGCAGCAAAGATCGCCATCGCTCACCGGGATATCAAGAGCACCAACATCCTTGTTAAAAATGAATCCTCATGTGTTCTGTGCGACTTCGGCATTGCTCTGCGATTGGACCCCTCGCTTACTGTAGACGACTTTGCCAACAGCGGACAG GTTGGGACGGCGCGGTAtatggcccctgaagttctggagTCTCGGGTGAATCTGGAAGACCTCGAGTCCTTCAAGCAGATGGACGTTTACTCGCTGTCCCTAGTCCTGTGGGAAGTGGCATCTAGGTGTGACGCCATTGGAG AGGTGAAGAATTATGAGTTGCCGTTTGGCTCAGTGGTACGGGAACATCCGTGTGTGGAGACCATGAGGGACGTTGTGCTCCATGGAAGAGGACGGCCAGACATACCCGACTCCTGGCGGAGAGATCCG AGGAAGACGCATCATAATCCAGGTATCGACAcgcattggggaggggacaggacggtgcaggAGGCAGTGGAGTGA
- the LOC141147306 gene encoding TGF-beta receptor type-2-like isoform X1, which translates to MGKETAMTALLLLLAMAADAYRNAMTNVCKWCDNSHPICDGAICFTNCSLSSYCDSAEEICATVWKQDNDSVRVTSMCHHPLLPLENVLVPSYNSARCVMQAMPSETGRLYICGCVDEQECNDKLIFYNASDGYAMLHSQEALPVATISLLPPLLLAVIITALFYLYRTQRLRKRSKSWVNKAGHSASVPLQSKKAKYSYRLSSSLTAGSQGEISMACANSINHNTELLPIELDQRVGKGRFAEVWRAKLKHTESGHHETVAVKIFPSQEYSSWKYESRIFTDVNLKHENVLQFITSEERVGSLQKEYWIITAYHTQGNLKDYLSNHILSWPALLKMAGSIVNGVAHLHSDYTPCGAAKIAIAHRDIKSTNILVKNESSCVLCDFGIALRLDPSLTVDDFANSGQVGTARYMAPEVLESRVNLEDLESFKQMDVYSLSLVLWEVASRCDAIGEVKNYELPFGSVVREHPCVETMRDVVLHGRGRPDIPDSWRRDPGMEILCDTITECWDHDPEARLTAHCVVERFHLMEQVGCVGIS; encoded by the exons ATGGGGAAGGAGACTGCCATGACTGCGCTACTGCTATTGT TGGCGATGGCCGCCGATGCCTACCGCAACGCCATGACCAATGTCTGCAAATGGTGCGACAACTCCCACCCCATCTGCGATGGCGCCATCTGCTTCACCAACTGCAGCCTGAGCTCGTACTGCGATAGTGCCGAGGAGATCTGCGCCACCGTCTG GAAGCAAGATAATGACAGCGTGCGGGTCACGTCCATGTGCCATCACCCTCTCCTCCCACTGGAGAACGTCCTGGTGCCCAGTTATAACTCGGCCAGATGTGTGATGCAGGCCATGCCCTCCGAGACCGGCCGTCTGTACATCTGCGGCTGTGTGGATGAGCAGGAATGCAACGACAAGCTCATCTTCTACAACGCTTCGGATG GATACGCCATGCTGCACAGCCAGGAGGCTCTTCCTGTGGCCACCATCAGCCTGCTCCCCCCTCTGCTGTTGGCAGTCATCATCACTGCCCTATTCTACCTATATCGCACCCAGCGACTGAGGAAGAGGAGCAAGTCATGGGTGAACAAGGCCGGGCACAGCGCCAGCGTGCCGCTACAAAGCAAGAAGGCCAAGTACAGCTACAGACTGTCCTCTTCGCTGACCGCCGGCTCTCAGGGAGAAATAAGTATGGCTTGTGCCAACAGCATCAACCACAACACCGAGCTGCTGCCGATAGAGCTCGACCAACGCGTCGGCAAGGGCCGGTTCGCCGAAGTTTGGAGGGCCAAACTGAAGCACACCGAATCCGGCCACCATGAGACGGTAGCGGTGAAGATCTTCCCCTCCCAGGAATATTCGTCCTGGAAGTACGAGAGCCGCATTTTCACCGACGTCAACCTGAAACACGAGAACGTCCTGCAGTTCATCACCTCCGAGGAGCGAGTCGGCAGCCTCCAGAAAGAGTATTGGATCATCACGGCTTACCACACCCAGGGCAACCTGAAGGACTACCTGTCCAATCACATCCTGAGCTGGCCAGCCTTGTTAAAGATGGCGGGCTCCATCGTCAATGGCGTGGCCCACCTGCACAGCGACTACACGCCGTGCGGGGCAGCAAAGATCGCCATCGCTCACCGGGATATCAAGAGCACCAACATCCTTGTTAAAAATGAATCCTCATGTGTTCTGTGCGACTTCGGCATTGCTCTGCGATTGGACCCCTCGCTTACTGTAGACGACTTTGCCAACAGCGGACAG GTTGGGACGGCGCGGTAtatggcccctgaagttctggagTCTCGGGTGAATCTGGAAGACCTCGAGTCCTTCAAGCAGATGGACGTTTACTCGCTGTCCCTAGTCCTGTGGGAAGTGGCATCTAGGTGTGACGCCATTGGAG AGGTGAAGAATTATGAGTTGCCGTTTGGCTCAGTGGTACGGGAACATCCGTGTGTGGAGACCATGAGGGACGTTGTGCTCCATGGAAGAGGACGGCCAGACATACCCGACTCCTGGCGGAGAGATCCG GGGATGGAAATTCTGTGTGACACAATCACTGAGTGTTGGGACCACGACCCGGAGGCCCGACTGACGGCGCACTGTGTGGTCGAACGCTTTCACTTAATGGAACAAGTTGGCTGCGTTGGCATCAGCTGA